Genomic segment of Rattus norvegicus strain BN/NHsdMcwi chromosome 7, GRCr8, whole genome shotgun sequence:
AAGTGTGCTCTCCCGGGATGGACACCGTTACTATAGCCAAGTAGGCCCGACAACTCTGCCTGCAGTCTTTCTATGTGACCCCAGCTCAGTGGGCTGCTGGGTGTGCCACTGAAGAACTCGTGGTTTGCGGTCAGGTCAGTACCAATGAAGACTCATGACTTATTTCACTCCCTGTGAACCATGCTGTTTTTCCCTCTGTAATTACTTTATACTTGTTTTTGAAAAACTgatccatttgtcatttgtcatgGTCCCCCTTCCAACAAATCTTAATCTGGAAATAGAAGAAGTGACCCCTGTCCAGCATAAGCCTGGTGCCtatatgtctgtgcacagcaGGGGCTTCTGCTTTGGGTCTGGTCCTGTTCTAGAGACTTGTCTTTTCTGACCAaccattgaaaaaaaaatctgaactaCATTTCAGAGATGTTCAGCCAGTCAGCTCCtttataaagaaatcaaagatctgcTCCCATCTCAGTGAAAGCCTATCTCCAAACAAAGGCTCCTCTATACCAGCTGTCCTGAGCCAGGTGGGCAACTGTTTCAGGGTTTTCTCTCGCCCAAACTCCACCTAATAAAGTTCTGAGAGCATGCGTCTCTGTGTGCTGTGGCTAAGGGAGATGGCTTGGGAGAGGCACTATCTCACAGGGGTGGCCACTTGAATTGCTGTCACCTTCTTCAGGGCCTCATCTGTGCCTTGGCAAGTTCATGTCCCTTTTCTGGCCACCTGTTAGTAAGCCTCAGGACCACGGGCCATCTTTATATGGCCCAGAGAACAGGAGTGCCAGGATAGTGCTGTCCAAACCCCAACTGCTCGTCTGCTAAGAAGCCAAGTGCCTCGACTCAAAGCTGGGGGGCTGCCAGACCCGGACAGTCACCGATCCTCCTGCCATTCACTGTCTATGACTGTTTGTTAAGTCAGGGGTTGGCGACAAGCAATGTAGAGTACCCTGTGTTGGGGCTCTCCACTGTTTCAGAGCaggctaaagagagataaaagggaGTGTACCATATTCAAAATGTTTTAGTGAGCTCCTTAGTCTAGGCAGAGTTTGCAACTGGCCATAGCTACATGTGGGaccctttttttaaaagcagttttttttttttgattaatgtTCTCAAGTGTTGGAGATTTGGAGATCATGATATGGAACATGGCTATACAGTTAGTGGTCAAGCCATCAAACACTTAAAGCTTTTGGCCCATAGCTTTGGACCCTAGCAGGAGccagaaaaaaaagcaaatgtcTAACCTGTTGCTCCTTCTCTGACCTGAATGCTGGACTGAGCAGCATGGTGCTGCTGCCTGCTGTGCTCTAGCACAAGGTGGGTGAACACAACTCTGCTGGCCCAGGGTGGCAACGCCCTTCAGGCAAATTAAACGAATGTCCTTGCCCTCAAGGGTCTATGGTAGTTAGCTTCTCAGAAAAGGTCTGGTGGAGCCCAAAGAAAAGTTTTAGCAGAGACCTGGCAATTGTCAAGGTGACAATGAGGTgcaatttttaaaacaaggagATGGGGGTCAACCCATGGTGAAGTAGGAATAcaggtatttttttatttcacatttttattagTAGACAGATGGGCAGAAAAAGACAAACCACTAAAGGGGAAGCCAACAAAATGCATCAGAAATGCATTAAATTCTCATAATTTAAACTGAAAAGCCATCTACAATTTTAGCTATGAAAACTATTAAAGTCAGGGTATCTGCTGGTTTCAGTTGAAGTTGCATCTGAATCTTTTCAGATGTAAATGTAAACCTCCTTGAGGGCTGGGGAGAGGCCCAATTCCCCTTCCAATGGACAGGATCAAACATAAGGGAACCAGCAACAGTGGCCAGGAGAAGAGGGTTAAGAAGTGATTACAAAAGGAGTGAGGCTAATAGAATCTGGAATGGTAGGAGCTGGGAGACCAAGAGGAGGAGCAACTGAATCATGATCGCGCAGAGCATTCACTCAGAGTCTTCGCTGGACCCAAAAGGAATCCTGTTCTCCTCAGGCCAAGTAGACAGCACCACTGTGGTCAACATTTCTACTTGCACACAAAAAACTACTcccaaaaggaaaaataacacaCTCGAGACTTTTCCACAGGACAGCTTCTCGGGAACCTAAGTCTGGACCAGCATGTTAAGTCAGTTTAGAATACAGCATCTGGCTGCCAGAGTCCACATGGCCTTGGAACTGACCACACCACACCCCCACCAAAGGCTGAGCGGTCCACTCCCACTTGCCTCTCTGGCTGCCTGAGTCAACAGGGCCCGCAGGCCAGCAGGGCACCTTCCACAGTGCCAAGCACAAGGTGCAAGCCCTGGGCTTAGGTGCTTTAGGATCAGAAGGCATAGTTTTAGGGTGCCAAGAGAGTATAGACCAAACAATTGGCTAGGGGTGGCCACTGGGGAGAGATCAGAAAGTATCTGTAGATCTGCAGGCTATCTGGGAGCAAAAGCTGGAAGTGTCTCTTTGCCGTGGCCCTGTTcagcacagcagctgtggtccTGAGTTAGGAGACTCAGGTACAGCCTGTGGAGATAATTTCTCTAAATTTCAATGCTCACGTGTTCAACAGTAAACAGTCTCATTTAGTAACAGATGAAACTTAAGAGGCCGGGAACTGCTGAGAAATCGCATTCATTGAGCAGTGTGAAGAGAGAATGAAAAAACCCTGAGATCAGAAAGGAAGGGGAACCATGGAAGGAGGAAGCATAGTCTACTTATGGAGGGTCAGGCCTTCCCAGTTCCCTTCTGCCCTTTGGTTCTTTCTGAGCTGTGATCTgaggataaggaaggaccctGGCACACAAGAATCTCAACCCACTATCCTTCTGGAAGTCTGGTTTCACAGTTGCTAAACAAAAACCTCTTTAAAGTCTGGGATGAAGCTGCAGGGAGCCACATGATTGACACCTGGGAACAAAGCCCAAGTGCCAGGAGCCCAGGGAAGCTCCATAAACCACCTCTGCTTGCACTCCTTGGCCCAAGTACATTGAAAGGAGCAGGAAGTCCAGACCATATCCAATGAGGTAGACAACCATTCCCAAGTTGCACACATCCACAATTATCACTATCAAGATGAGCAGCCCAATGAAAACCAAAATCTTAACACATGCACCCAGGATTAATACTGAGTAATTAAAGGTGGCTACTTAAATAAAAACCTGGGATCCACCCTCTCCCAACAGCGGCCACCAGCAGTCCTCATTCTTCCCCATCAGAGCCATCAACCAACACTGGGATAGTTCTGTTTTCAGAACTAGAAATTCACACACACTAACTTCCACCATCACTCCCGGACCCACCTTCTGGTGGAAAAAGTTATCCTACCTTTAAAATAAATAGCAATCAAGTGCTCAGTTCTATGTAAAGTATGAATATTTATTTCACGCTTTAGATCTCAATCCATTCCAAAAAGCAAAATCTGATATCTCCTCAGAGTAGCTGCAGCCTCCATGTTGGGATGGTCTCACAAAGGCAGCACATTTCATCGGACTTAGCAAGAGTAATTCCCTGATGCCCACCTCAGCCCAGCCttaggaagggaaagaaacaaaactcaCCACCACGGGGCTGAACAAATGCACATGCACTAATGTAAAGGAGCAGCTAAACCTTGGGAAAttggcttttttttaaagtttgttttgtggattttttttatttttattttttttaggttttgtttttttcttttttctttttttcccattttcttttgctACCCACTATATTCAGCACTTGTGGACTCCCAGTGGGCTCCCAGCTTTAAACACAATGTCTTAAACAGACTAATTCTTCAAGAATCTAGAAACAGACAAAGGTGTTTTGCTGTGAACACTCTGCAGAGACAGGGTGAGGGGAAGTTTGAGGGGTGGTGGCTgttggttcagagctaaacaaagaattcacagcagaggaatgtgtaatggctgagaaacacctaaagaaatgttcaacatctttagtcataagggaaatgcaaatcaaaacaaccctgagattttacatcacaacagtgagaatggctaagatcaaaaactcaggtgacaacaaatgctggcgaggatatggagaaagaggaacactcctccattgttggtgggatttcagactggtacaaccattctggaaatcagtctggaggttcctcagaaaattggacattgcactacctgaggacccagctatacctctcttgggaatatacccaaaagatgccccaacatataagaaagacacatgctccactatgttcatagcagccttatttataacaggcacaagctggaaagaacccagatgtcctccaacagaggaatggatacggaaaatgtaggacatctacacaatggaatattactcagctatcaaaaacaatgactttatgaaattatagacaaatggagggaactggaaaatatcatccagagtgaggtaacccaatcacagaaaaacacacatggtatgcactcattgataactggctattagcccaaatgcttgaaataccctagatgcacagaacgcatgaaactggagacggatgatcaaaatgtgaatgcttcactccttctttaaaagggggggacaagaatacccttggcagggaatacagaggcaaaggttaaaacagaggtggaaggaacacccattcacagcctgccccacatgtggcccatacatatatagccacccaattagacaagatggatgaagcaaagaagtgcaagccgacagttACCatatgtatatctctcctgagagacatagccagagtacagcaaatacaccggcgaatgccagcagcaaaacactgaactgagaacgggaccccctttgaaggaatcagagaaaggcttggaagagcttgaaggggctcgagaccctgtatgaacaacaatgccaaccaaccagagattccagggactaagccactactcaaagactatacatggactgaccctgggctccaacctcgtaggtagcaatgaatagcctagtcagagcaccagtggaaggggaagcccttggtcctgccaagactgaacccccagtgaacatgatttttggggggagggcggtaatgtggggaggatgggaaggggaacacgaatatagaaggggagggggagggattagggggatgttggcccggaaaccgggaaagggaataacaattgaaatataaataagaaatacccaagttgatatagataaaaaaattaaaaaaaaaaagaatcaatacaGTGATGGAGGGAAGAATGCAAGGATTCAGACATTCTGTGGAGGGAACTTTCTCTCCAGTAAGGTCCATAAAAAGGAGCAAACTGAGATCTGCAAAAGGAGTGAGTCAGCAGGGCCTGTTTGCTTCCCACCCCATGAGTAAGTTTTTGCTGAGTGGCCACTGTAGATACCCACTTGCTTCCCTCCTTTTGGCCTGAGATGTCAGGGCAGTACAGGGAACTGAAGGAACATGTCACAATTCCTCATTTCCAGAATCATCATCATTATAACAGTCGgcatcttcttcctccttgtcttcGTTATCAATGTCGTCATCATACAGGTCGTCATAAAGCAAATCTGAGCTGTTGTCATTGGAAGGCACTTTAGTTTTGATGCAGTATTCTGCCAGGGTTGTGGGGACGTTCACTCCATCCTTTTCTGCTTCAGGTTTCATGGATGAGACCTGTTTCCTGGACAGAGGACAACACAGGAACATTTGTAGAGGTCTGTCTATCTAGAGAGGGTCTCAGGCTAACCCACGTGGCTTCGCCTCTATAATCCTCCAGCCCTTCGCTGGGAGTGCTGGATTATTAGGGAAAGCCAGCACACTTGGATTAGGTGAGTCTTATAACTGTGCATAACCAAGACTCCCTGTCACTCACGTGTCTCAGGCCACACAGAGCAGACATCTTGCATCACGCCAAGGCTCTCAACCATCAGGCACCTTCGTGTCATGGAGAGTCTTTGCCCTAACACTTCAGCCTTGTTTGCAGCAAGGTCTCCTTCGTTTGCTGCTGCAGAGATCAGGCTAGCTCAAGAGTATTTCAAAGCtctgtcctctgcctcccatctcctgCTAAGGGTTGGGGATTGTGGACGCATGTGGACTACTGGCTCTATATGCGGGTTCCGAACTCCTGCACACATGAGCCAGAGGCCCAGCATGCTTAGTGCCTTGCATGCATGCAGCTGATTACTAGGCCAGACTTTCCCCTCACCCTCTAGGTTCCCTCAGTCACCTAGTCACCCTGTGTCTGGAGTGGCAGGGCCGAATGCTAGGTAAGAGGTACTGCATCAGAGCCATGCCCTGCATCTGAGCCACGCCCTGCATCTGTGCAATGTGCAGGGCTGTGGGTACCACCTGGCCTTCATCCTTTTCCTGCTGGGTTCTGTTTTCCATTGTCCTGTGAGGGCTTGGCAGATAACAGCTCTGCCACAAAATGCTGCCTGCCTAAGTGTAAATAGCTTCTCGCCTAAAGTACAAAAACAGCCATTGAGACTGGGGAGGTGTGGCTACTggagaaactgaaaagaacacCACTTTCCAGAAGTTTCAATTTGTTGCCAGGCCTTGCACATGGATGTTCTTGTAGCTCCTACAGGTCTTTACAGTTTACACTAAATACCTTCGATTCTTGATATGACTCACTCACCCCAGTGGCTGACCACTAAACATAAGCAGGGCACAGGGATGGACACTGTAATCCcactacttgggaggcagaggccggatttctgtgttcaaggccagactggtttaAACTGCCTCacacgcatgcatgtacacacacacacacacacacacacacacacacagatacacacataacCAAAACAAGCCCAGAAGTTCTACACTCCTGTCCAGTgaattctctttatttattttttgtagggAGCAGctcggtaaaacaaagatggcaccgACATCCAGTCCCGTCTGGTAGTAAACAACTTATcacgcatgcgcaggcttgtccccttgccagggcagccgtaggataatgaggtgatccggcgcccacctgtggtgaacaacggtaccaCGCATgcgcgggttttgcacctggcgtcacTTGGCCAGGACGTTAATATGCtgatgagggattcatgctcccccaatccctgaaggacaattaacatagcctcagcctgctgtatatataaggcgagcgctttttcGGCTCCAGGTCCCCGTAtgagcaaagaggtggtcctacaataaaggctgttgagaagaatccgactgtgttgtgtcttccttgccagcCGAGGTGGGCACAACAACTGGTGGTCTGTACAGTAACCTGAGGACATTCTcatggattcagaactcttcaaatTCAGGACGGTGACATCGGtaaattcccggataagggatgataaggttctctggaggtaagcagagaagatgaaagccttggtatagaggccgaaaggTTTGTGAACtatggcaatgttgtttccaatgaaTCCTTTGTGGGAagggcttgtaattttgtttctttttttctttgtgtgggatagagaagccacagagggcaagcttaaacccAGACCAAAACCTCGTTGACGAATGGTCTGTGCCTGCGTAGAGGATAAATGatgtgaggaagccgttagagccgttaggacaggtcagagggtccttgcagagcaacaagaaagtatgtcggagagagaaaaggtctcgaaagaaaaaagaaaagaaaaggagataaaaggtaGAGAgcgaaggcagagataaaaaaagaggataaccaggaccaggaaacaaataagatatattcttctttaaaagccttgaccttagaaatgtcagacaatctagaaagcatcgccgacagcttagagaaagtgaaactaaaggtagaaccattgGGTCTGGGGCCGCCCTgcagagcaacaaaaggaagcacAGGATTCaacctcagttccaccaccagactgGTATTGACCTctcgaatgggaactcaggtggtggatacagattttaaaggccccagtaaCCAGAtttcagaaggatcacagaaattgaaagcatgtacaaagataaagatttggggtagtggtagtggtcaaaaggggacaaggaaataatggtaaaatgtttttgtgtatgtgttcttttagagttatgttaaaatctagagaagcaaagtcgattctcatagatgcttttagtctttggaccctgactagagacagtttacaccctagacaagagagagaatggggttgagaaaaacagtcctcccgaactctccacagatgctttgacaaaagaaggaaatgaacttaagttttttgaagctctcctgagaacagaaggaggtgggagatgtCTTGCCTTCCTGCTGgttcctattggagaagtgcttatttctggttctgggttctttaggtaggatgtctgggtccctttggtggaacaccatctagttcttttcctctatgtctattgtctgtccttggtgcaccaagctgtccatgtatgtcaatttatgtctgggttttgcttctcgttgcttgaatgttttgtgtttcatgtttaaaagaaaaggttaaaattttaaatgctggttgattcacccattgatgtagctttaactcctttcaagaaaggaacaaataaataaaaaagtttcaaCTGGCTTTTGGAgactgcatctgtagctagaagcctaagtttgctggacaagctccccagcGGGCTGGCTAAATTTTTATACTAgccgatcctaaagacaccaggagcttcactgTTTCTAAGGtaatggaactgatggctgtttctcttagaaaaatctttgaccaTGATTATTGGACTCATCAGGTAAcgaggtgtttctcttaaaactacagctagaaaaagtaaaaatggtgattggtttaaatattaaagatatgtgtagccacttcaattttgtttctgattgcttttaaatgtataaatattctctacatgccttggttatggactattggctcttaagttattggatataattaaaaaatgtaacattggtaacagaaagttgacataaaactggtaaatttgggtggagtcattctagacaacatgtggcatgagccaatctagggaaacaggtctaaattgggataatatttttatggaaatcttatcctaaaaaccaggcttctaaaagattttaaggcaatgtctctttgttgaggtattggagaccgcaccatcatgcgttcatatgtagtaattggcagtcaaaccttgtagcatgaaggatagactcagtgtttttgagactggatttTGAGaatgatgaggctgatctcgaggaagaggctgctcagtgtgagagggagagatatgatccaTACTGGCCACACGCTAGTGCCATGTGGCAACGAGACAGACAATTAGGCAAAAAAGcggttataccaacagcacctccgtataaccctcaatataaaagcatggtgaagtctacaaaagctacttccttttgcccagaggtgtagaaagagatgggattaagttttccagtgtttctggatgctaaCGGGCATCGATATCATGAACCCATTGACTTTAAGACTATAAAACAATTGACAGAATCAGTCAGAACCTATGGGGTCAATACAGCTTTTGTTGTGGTTCAAGTTGAGGCTATTTCTAGGTACTGCCTCACTTCTGGGGATTGGGGGAGTCTGGttaaagcctgcctctcctcaggtcaatacttagattggaaatcttatctttttgactatgctaatactcaggccgccattaatctggcctcaggagtagaccctcagagacattgggacgcTGACATGCTTTTGGGTCTAGGGAGATTCACTCTGaaccagactggttatccagaacAAGTCTATAGCCAAATTAATGAACTAGCTATCAAGGCATAGAAAGCACTGCCTAATAGGGGCACAGTCtccgggaaccttaccaaggttctgcaagggcCCACAGAGCGGGTTTCAGACTTTGTGGCCCGCATGGTAGAGGCTGCTACCAAGATCTTCGGAGACCTTGATATGGCCGTGCCTCTCATTAAGCAGCTAGTGtatgagcaatgtacaaaagaatgtaggactgctataacaccatacaaacataaagatttagaaatttggatgaaagtctgcagggaactgggaggaccattgactaatgctggcctagTGGCAGCTGTGATACAGTTAAGGAAAACCACCACCACGgatacctgtttcaaatgtgACTGTAAAGGACATTATCGAAGACAGTGTCCTGAAAGGAATAAGGGAAGAATTAGTGATAGACctaagcagcctggactatgtccacGGTGTAAGAAGGGAAGCCACTGGACAAATGAGTGTAGATCTgtgaaggacttggatggccgacccctagcgacaggatatggtggtgcatgGCCAAAAAATGGACAATGGGGCCCAcatccccagggccctcaaatatatggggctctacagggcaacagacagggacaggacaatcagaggccttggcctttccttcgccacccgaaggaccgaggagagccactaaaggctccgcaggactggaccttcactccaccaccagactcatattaaccccccaaatgggagtgcagcctgtagacacagattttagaggacccctccctaaagatacagttgggctattgttgggacgctcctcctctgccctgaaggGTTTACAGATTGTGCCCGGAGtaattgaccctgattatttaggcaTAGTAAAAGTCCTGGTAGCCTCCCCCCAGGGAATTACTGCaatttcccctggagacagaatcgctcaaatgctgcttctgccAGCTTACATAAGCGttttcctgctgaaaatagaatcagaggggacaggggcttaggatctacaggctcccgatttgcctttatctcattggaacTGGTTGATCatccaatgttaacattgactgtaGAGGGACGATCATTCCTTGGCCTgttggacactggagcagatcgtagtattatctctgctcatgactggccacctaggtggcctacacaaacatcatctcaggccctacATGGTCTAGGGTACAAAATGGCTCCTTTAATAagctccaaagaattgacatggaAGGATACAGAATGGATCAGGAAAGATTACTCCCTATGTTATAGACATTCCCGTGACACTGTGGGAcagagatgttttgataaatctagacatgagactgactaatgattaacaaattgaagcactgtatcatatgatgCAGCTGCCCTGCGTTTCCTCCTTTAgagtttatgcattattcctttgcgagctaacttttctcaacATTCTCatcagaacaaagaaatctcaaattatctgaaaaaaaaaaaaaaaactggtccatgaaagcagaacaactatcaagacaattgctgatacagattgctgtcctcaacaacACTGCaggttggaccccatcacagttgaagattttacctcatggattactaatgctttctccctttttaaggagtgggcggacATGTTttcctggggagctattgtcctcctgggatgcagagtatgtctctggcttattggccgtttaaaaagagaacatgccagacacaaagtggttgtttaccaggctatgaccaccattgaaaatggtgcttctcccaacatatggctggcatctttgaaagattaagagttcgccctagatcatgtttgtcactgtcatgtggagtcattgtatccagagacgggcaactttccttgagctcggaccaacctaagacatggggcaTGGTGGAGATAG
This window contains:
- the LOC120093785 gene encoding ubiquitin-conjugating enzyme E2 R2-like gives rise to the protein MFRKWRDSKGKDKEYAEIIRKQVSSMKPEAEKDGVNVPTTLAEYCIKTKVPSNDNSSDLLYDDLYDDDIDNEDKEEEDADCYNDDDSGNEEL